The Pelosinus sp. IPA-1 genome contains a region encoding:
- the cobS gene encoding adenosylcobinamide-GDP ribazoletransferase, with product MLENVVEDFLTGLQFLTRISIKTKKQWSLDSFSRSVKFFPIIGGIIGLLLTGIVYGAQNFWGVKLPLHLMAVSIILIEIIITGGLHCDGLMDTVDGVFSGKSRERMLEIMKDSRVGAFGAMSFCLLIVMKYSLILDIEPMMLPIAIFVMPIIGRTAVVVAITLYPYARADGLGKGLSQCEHKNTLYIAGLIAMLLLVPFGKLVLLSSGVAIAFAILVAEYVNKRLGGLTGDVYGAVVELTELVALVVFLF from the coding sequence TTGTTGGAGAATGTGGTTGAGGACTTTCTCACTGGTTTACAGTTTTTGACGCGGATTTCTATCAAGACAAAAAAGCAGTGGTCACTTGATAGTTTTAGCCGTAGTGTTAAGTTTTTTCCCATTATAGGTGGTATTATAGGTTTATTATTAACAGGAATTGTTTATGGGGCACAAAATTTTTGGGGTGTAAAGTTACCGTTACATCTTATGGCCGTGAGTATAATTCTAATTGAAATTATCATTACTGGCGGATTGCACTGTGACGGATTAATGGATACAGTAGATGGTGTTTTTTCGGGGAAGTCTAGGGAAAGAATGTTAGAAATTATGAAGGATAGCAGAGTCGGCGCTTTTGGTGCCATGTCCTTCTGTCTGTTGATTGTAATGAAATATTCATTAATTTTAGACATTGAACCGATGATGCTGCCGATAGCGATATTTGTAATGCCGATCATAGGTAGAACTGCTGTTGTCGTGGCGATTACTCTATACCCCTATGCTAGGGCTGATGGACTAGGTAAAGGACTTAGTCAATGCGAACATAAAAATACTCTTTATATAGCAGGTCTAATAGCAATGTTATTATTAGTTCCTTTCGGTAAACTTGTCTTACTTAGTAGTGGGGTAGCAATTGCCTTTGCCATCCTTGTTGCTGAATACGTCAATAAACGTTTAGGTGGCTTAACAGGTGATGTATATGGGGCAGTTGTTGAACTGACAGAACTTGTGGCTCTAGTAGTATTTCTTTTTTAG
- the cobC gene encoding alpha-ribazole phosphatase, with the protein MTKVIYVRHGQTSWNKAKKYQGHSDIPLNEKGLEQAQLVGKRLAKENISAVYSSDLSRASQTANIIARYHNLQGIKIKGFREINFGLWEGCTYAEIMALWPDSLTSMYSSRGAINAPEGESFIDLKRRAKGALNQCIKAHEEETIVIVSHGGTMRVLLCDALQLSLDKMWSIRQDSTGINIIEYFSNQPILSLVNDTCHLK; encoded by the coding sequence TTGACTAAAGTAATATACGTTAGACATGGTCAAACTTCTTGGAATAAGGCAAAAAAGTACCAAGGGCATAGTGACATTCCCTTAAATGAAAAAGGATTAGAACAAGCCCAACTGGTGGGAAAACGGCTTGCTAAGGAAAATATAAGTGCAGTTTATAGTAGTGATTTATCCCGTGCATCTCAGACGGCGAATATCATCGCTCGGTATCATAATTTGCAAGGGATAAAGATAAAAGGATTTCGCGAAATAAACTTTGGCTTGTGGGAAGGGTGTACCTATGCTGAAATTATGGCACTTTGGCCTGATTCTTTAACAAGTATGTATTCTTCCCGAGGAGCAATTAATGCGCCAGAAGGAGAAAGCTTTATAGATCTGAAACGGAGGGCGAAGGGTGCTTTAAACCAATGTATTAAGGCACATGAAGAGGAAACGATTGTGATTGTATCTCATGGGGGCACAATGAGAGTATTGCTTTGTGATGCATTGCAGCTAAGTCTAGATAAGATGTGGTCTATCCGTCAAGATAGCACAGGAATTAATATCATTGAATACTTTAGTAACCAGCCAATTCTTTCCTTGGTCAACGATACTTGCCATTTAAAATAG
- a CDS encoding nicotinate-nucleotide--dimethylbenzimidazole phosphoribosyltransferase, producing MDLEKKVDELLNGAAKPRESLGLLEKYLKKIILSWGKINPEMKPHHIIFAADNGVVEEGTANDPIEITYLQTKNMAAGHATISCFCRHNQIPYSVVDIGINNKLEAGINRKVALGTKNFMKEEAMSQAEFEQAWNVGKDMVSHLVEEGYNLISFGEMGIGNTTTSSAVLHALTGMLPEFVVGYGAALNDNELLKRKRNVVAKGVERHKAQMNTVKDILRCVGGFDIVAICSGMLECAGLRTPFVIDGFITAVAYACAARIDGTIEKHAIPSHMSKEPGMAYSLMLGNILAEDVLIRANMALGEGTGAVLMVSMLKTMSYTIHNMARMSDFVLSEPVPAPNQVVAI from the coding sequence ATGGATTTGGAAAAAAAGGTCGATGAGTTGCTGAACGGAGCAGCAAAACCTCGAGAAAGCTTGGGCCTACTAGAAAAATATTTAAAAAAAATCATCTTGTCTTGGGGAAAGATCAATCCGGAAATGAAGCCTCATCATATAATCTTTGCAGCAGATAACGGTGTGGTCGAAGAGGGGACTGCTAATGACCCGATCGAGATTACTTATTTGCAAACGAAAAATATGGCAGCAGGTCATGCTACGATCAGTTGTTTTTGTCGGCACAATCAAATACCATATAGCGTAGTTGATATTGGAATTAATAATAAATTAGAAGCTGGTATTAATCGTAAAGTTGCCTTAGGTACTAAAAACTTTATGAAAGAAGAAGCTATGAGTCAGGCTGAATTTGAACAAGCTTGGAATGTGGGCAAAGACATGGTTAGCCATTTGGTTGAGGAAGGTTATAACCTAATCTCTTTTGGTGAAATGGGAATTGGTAATACAACAACCTCATCAGCAGTGCTTCATGCTTTAACGGGAATGTTACCCGAATTTGTGGTCGGTTATGGGGCTGCCTTAAATGATAATGAATTATTAAAAAGAAAACGGAATGTGGTTGCAAAAGGGGTAGAGCGTCATAAAGCCCAGATGAATACTGTAAAAGATATTTTACGTTGTGTAGGGGGATTTGATATTGTTGCCATCTGTTCTGGTATGTTAGAGTGCGCAGGACTAAGGACACCCTTTGTAATAGATGGATTTATAACAGCAGTTGCCTATGCTTGTGCAGCGCGCATCGATGGTACGATTGAAAAACATGCGATTCCATCCCATATGTCAAAGGAGCCTGGGATGGCCTATTCGCTAATGTTGGGAAATATTCTAGCAGAGGATGTATTAATCCGGGCAAATATGGCATTAGGAGAAGGAACAGGTGCTGTTCTTATGGTTTCTATGTTAAAGACAATGTCTTACACAATTCATAATATGGCAAGAATGTCTGATTTTGTGTTAAGTGAGCCTGTGCCTGCTCCCAATCAGGTTGTTGCCATATAA
- a CDS encoding PocR ligand-binding domain-containing protein, whose protein sequence is MNGFTLGEIVNTQILQEIQDKFSEATGLASVIVDPEGNPITNPSNFTNFCTYIRSCSEGFARCTQCDDRGGRGNQKPSVYRCHNGLTDLAAPIIVNNEYIGAFLAGQVILAQADYDTKAEMFERTADLGLDSELLSEFFDIIEVVPEKRIKAAADLIYIMSNYIVEIGVANIASKQLVKEVKVKAELEAMLRATELKALQSQVNPHFLFNTLNTIARLAMLEGASQTQEVVYALSDLLRNNLRDIEILRSLEQEVKSIRDYLLIQKVRFGERIETYIEVDPLIMETKIPPLTLQPLVENAIIHGLENKVEGGVVRVSGKIEGNDVVLLVSDTGDGVSAEDIRTIFHEEKRKQIHGQTTGLGIINVHKRIQHYFGNEYGLTMESKVGEGTNLYIRIPYCSL, encoded by the coding sequence ATGAATGGATTTACCTTAGGCGAAATTGTAAATACTCAGATTTTACAGGAAATTCAGGATAAATTTTCAGAAGCTACTGGATTAGCGTCCGTAATTGTAGACCCTGAAGGAAATCCTATTACCAATCCTAGTAATTTTACGAACTTTTGCACTTATATCCGATCTTGTTCTGAAGGATTTGCCCGTTGCACCCAGTGTGATGATAGAGGAGGGCGGGGTAACCAAAAGCCCTCTGTTTATCGCTGTCACAATGGTTTAACCGATTTGGCGGCACCAATCATTGTAAACAATGAGTATATAGGGGCTTTTCTTGCAGGACAAGTTATTCTTGCACAAGCGGACTATGATACGAAAGCTGAAATGTTTGAGCGAACAGCTGACCTAGGATTGGATTCAGAATTATTGTCAGAGTTTTTTGATATTATAGAGGTTGTACCGGAAAAAAGAATTAAAGCTGCAGCAGACCTAATTTATATCATGTCAAATTATATTGTAGAAATTGGTGTAGCCAATATTGCTAGTAAGCAGCTTGTAAAAGAAGTAAAGGTGAAAGCGGAACTTGAGGCTATGCTGCGTGCTACAGAATTAAAGGCACTGCAATCTCAGGTCAATCCTCATTTCTTGTTTAATACATTAAATACAATCGCGAGATTGGCTATGCTAGAGGGAGCAAGTCAAACACAAGAAGTGGTTTATGCGTTATCAGATTTGCTTCGTAACAATTTAAGAGACATTGAAATTTTACGTAGCTTAGAACAAGAAGTAAAATCAATCAGAGATTATCTGTTGATACAGAAAGTACGTTTTGGAGAACGTATTGAGACTTATATTGAGGTAGATCCTTTGATAATGGAAACGAAGATTCCTCCTCTTACGCTTCAACCTTTAGTTGAAAATGCGATTATTCATGGTTTGGAAAACAAAGTAGAGGGCGGAGTCGTTCGTGTAAGTGGAAAAATTGAAGGAAATGACGTAGTTCTCCTCGTGAGTGATACTGGGGATGGTGTTTCAGCAGAGGATATTCGTACTATTTTCCATGAGGAAAAGCGCAAGCAAATTCACGGACAAACGACGGGCCTTGGAATTATTAATGTTCACAAGCGAATTCAGCATTATTTTGGTAACGAATATGGCCTTACCATGGAGAGTAAAGTAGGGGAAGGAACTAACCTTTACATTCGAATTCCCTATTGTTCCTTATAA
- a CDS encoding response regulator — translation MYTLLIADDEQLERQALRFIVEQKCPNIRIIGETGDGKSAVQIATIEKPDIVLMDIRMPEMNGLEAAKRIRSALPNTIIIMLTAFDEFSYAKQALTIGVVEYLLKPVRPEDIIRTLYLTINKVNEIKRKQEEEVNLRKSVEEAMPFIQMSFVHDLVSGNIKDVEHFQERSRFLGMKVDPGVVLAVDVDNFKQLTSSDSELEKQMIKQRIYKLICSVAGDYALVTPFGSDNLIILLGFLQIDDIESIQGKAKQTAGEIQECIAREMNISITIGIGRYYSDPRDIHKSYLEALHAQRQRFYLGDSQIIHVDDVPYLPTGPFNYPFHNERAVLDKVRCGDRKQAKEALHELLNGIFTSKVSIDTVKACVLELLIVLSRSAVEGGANLEQLTLLNFNCINRLNECSNKTQVEAWMFDSLDRFMDNMLENRSSMNLRVINKACDYIVKNYHRNISLEEVAQTVHLSPFYFSRLFKQEKGYNFVDFLTKIRIEKAKKLLQNPDFTAVRIAAEVGYQDASYFSRVFRQAMGMTPNQYRNEIRNGKSE, via the coding sequence ATGTATACATTATTGATTGCAGATGATGAACAATTAGAGCGGCAAGCGTTACGATTTATTGTGGAGCAAAAATGTCCGAACATTCGGATCATAGGCGAAACAGGAGACGGAAAGAGTGCCGTTCAGATTGCTACAATAGAAAAACCAGACATTGTTTTAATGGATATCCGTATGCCTGAAATGAATGGGTTAGAGGCAGCTAAGCGTATTCGATCCGCTCTACCGAATACAATCATTATCATGCTTACTGCTTTTGATGAATTTAGCTATGCAAAACAGGCGTTAACGATTGGGGTTGTTGAGTATTTATTAAAACCTGTTCGTCCAGAAGATATAATTCGAACATTGTATCTTACCATAAATAAAGTAAATGAAATCAAAAGAAAACAAGAGGAAGAAGTTAATCTGCGAAAAAGCGTAGAAGAAGCTATGCCTTTTATCCAAATGTCATTTGTGCATGATTTAGTTTCTGGTAATATTAAAGACGTTGAACATTTTCAGGAACGATCTCGGTTTTTAGGTATGAAGGTAGATCCTGGTGTTGTATTGGCTGTTGATGTTGATAATTTTAAGCAGCTAACCTCTAGTGACAGTGAGCTAGAAAAACAAATGATAAAGCAGCGAATTTACAAACTTATTTGCAGCGTCGCAGGTGACTATGCTTTAGTCACCCCTTTTGGTAGTGATAATCTGATCATTTTATTAGGATTTCTTCAGATAGATGATATTGAATCCATCCAGGGAAAGGCAAAGCAAACTGCAGGTGAGATACAAGAATGTATTGCTCGGGAAATGAATATCAGTATTACCATTGGAATTGGTCGCTATTACTCTGACCCGAGGGATATCCACAAATCCTATCTTGAGGCATTGCATGCTCAGCGGCAACGATTTTATTTAGGTGATAGCCAGATTATCCATGTTGATGATGTACCATATTTACCAACAGGGCCCTTTAATTATCCCTTTCATAATGAAAGAGCCGTGCTGGATAAGGTACGCTGTGGTGATCGGAAACAGGCTAAAGAAGCCTTGCATGAATTACTAAACGGAATATTTACCAGCAAAGTTTCAATCGATACAGTAAAAGCATGCGTACTTGAATTATTAATTGTTTTATCACGCTCAGCAGTAGAAGGCGGTGCCAATTTGGAGCAGCTTACCTTACTGAATTTCAATTGTATTAATCGATTGAATGAATGCAGTAATAAAACACAAGTAGAGGCATGGATGTTTGATTCCTTGGATCGTTTTATGGATAATATGTTAGAAAATAGAAGCAGTATGAACCTTAGAGTTATTAATAAAGCTTGTGATTATATAGTAAAGAATTATCATAGAAATATATCTTTGGAAGAGGTTGCGCAAACAGTGCATTTAAGCCCTTTCTACTTTAGTAGGCTCTTCAAACAGGAAAAGGGTTATAACTTTGTAGATTTTTTAACAAAAATTAGAATTGAAAAAGCGAAAAAATTATTGCAAAATCCAGATTTTACTGCAGTGCGTATCGCGGCAGAGGTAGGGTACCAGGATGCAAGTTATTTTAGTCGGGTATTTCGTCAGGCAATGGGTATGACACCAAACCAATATCGTAATGAAATACGAAACGGTAAATCGGAATGA
- the eutS gene encoding ethanolamine utilization microcompartment protein EutS encodes MVVEKPRMVQEYVPGKQVTLAHLIANPKKELCEKLGLMSSSSAIGILTITPCEAAIIAADVATKAAAVQIGFMDRFTGSLVLVGTVSNVESALKQVVNVLVEGLGFSGPKLTKS; translated from the coding sequence ATGGTGGTAGAAAAGCCGAGAATGGTCCAAGAATATGTACCAGGTAAGCAGGTAACTTTAGCACACCTCATAGCAAATCCTAAAAAAGAGCTGTGTGAAAAGCTAGGATTGATGTCTAGCAGTTCAGCAATTGGTATTTTAACGATTACCCCTTGTGAAGCAGCGATTATTGCAGCAGATGTAGCTACAAAAGCAGCAGCAGTACAGATTGGTTTTATGGATCGTTTTACGGGTTCCTTAGTACTAGTCGGCACAGTATCTAATGTAGAATCGGCTTTGAAACAGGTAGTAAATGTTTTGGTGGAAGGCTTGGGATTTTCTGGTCCTAAGCTGACAAAGTCTTAA
- the eutP gene encoding EutP/PduV family microcompartment system protein: MLVGPVGAGKTSLIHMLQKDSQKAEKTQSIIFTDGAIDTPGEYAQIPRFYSALMVTAMQASTVAVVQDATDLKIALPPGFASMFSRPVVGVVTKIDVPGIDREKARERLLQIGVKEPIFFVSSHTGEGLDELIEYFGKGGVHNE; the protein is encoded by the coding sequence ATGCTAGTTGGTCCTGTAGGAGCAGGAAAAACATCTTTAATTCATATGCTGCAAAAGGATTCGCAAAAGGCTGAAAAAACACAAAGTATTATATTTACAGATGGAGCCATTGATACACCGGGCGAATATGCACAAATCCCGCGTTTTTATTCAGCTTTAATGGTAACAGCGATGCAAGCATCAACAGTAGCCGTTGTCCAGGATGCGACAGATTTAAAAATAGCTCTTCCGCCTGGGTTTGCTAGTATGTTTTCCCGTCCTGTTGTCGGGGTTGTTACTAAAATTGATGTTCCCGGAATTGATAGAGAAAAGGCAAGGGAGCGTTTACTACAAATTGGGGTTAAAGAACCGATATTCTTTGTCTCTTCTCATACCGGAGAAGGGCTGGATGAATTAATTGAGTATTTTGGGAAGGGAGGTGTACATAATGAGTGA
- the eutM gene encoding ethanolamine utilization microcompartment protein EutM, whose product MMSEALGMIETKGLVGAIEAADAMVKAANVQLVGYEKIGSGLVTVMVRGDVGAIKAATDAGAAAAQKVGEVVSIHVIPRPHTDVEKILPKMK is encoded by the coding sequence ATAATGAGTGAAGCGTTAGGTATGATTGAAACTAAAGGACTAGTAGGAGCTATTGAAGCTGCTGATGCTATGGTAAAGGCAGCCAATGTTCAATTAGTAGGTTATGAAAAAATTGGTTCTGGGTTAGTAACAGTAATGGTACGTGGCGATGTTGGCGCGATAAAAGCGGCAACAGATGCTGGTGCAGCAGCTGCGCAAAAAGTTGGCGAAGTTGTATCCATTCACGTTATTCCTCGTCCTCATACAGACGTGGAAAAAATTCTTCCCAAAATGAAATAG
- the pduB gene encoding propanediol utilization microcompartment protein PduB: MQEQLIDKVMDEIKKRMETQAPTAATKEECKGPMNPGITEFVGTAIGDTIGLVIANVDPMLHEKMKIDPKYRSIGILGARTGAGPHIMAADEAVKATNTEIISIELPRDTKGGAGHGSLILFGAEEVSDARRAIEVALKELNRTFGDVYGNDAGHIELQYTARASYAINKAFGAPVGKAFGLIVGAPAAIGVLMSDVAVKTANVEVVGYGSPAGGTSYSNEVILMVTGDSGAVRQAVLAAKDVGKKLLEAMAGSAPSSTTPYI; encoded by the coding sequence ATGCAAGAGCAGTTAATTGATAAGGTTATGGATGAAATTAAAAAACGGATGGAGACTCAAGCTCCTACCGCAGCTACTAAAGAAGAGTGTAAGGGCCCAATGAATCCTGGAATTACTGAATTTGTTGGTACTGCAATCGGTGATACTATTGGTTTAGTTATCGCAAATGTAGATCCTATGTTGCATGAAAAAATGAAAATCGACCCTAAATATCGTTCCATTGGTATCTTAGGCGCTCGTACAGGGGCTGGCCCACACATCATGGCAGCTGATGAAGCTGTAAAAGCAACAAATACAGAGATCATATCCATTGAATTACCTCGTGATACCAAAGGGGGAGCAGGACATGGTTCTTTGATTCTCTTTGGTGCAGAAGAAGTGTCTGATGCTCGCCGTGCAATTGAAGTAGCACTAAAAGAATTGAATCGCACTTTTGGTGATGTGTATGGTAACGATGCCGGACATATTGAATTACAATATACTGCTCGGGCAAGTTATGCTATCAATAAAGCCTTTGGTGCACCTGTAGGTAAAGCCTTTGGACTGATTGTTGGTGCTCCTGCTGCAATTGGCGTGCTCATGTCAGATGTTGCAGTGAAAACGGCTAATGTTGAAGTGGTCGGTTATGGCAGTCCCGCTGGTGGCACAAGTTATTCTAATGAAGTTATTTTAATGGTTACTGGTGATTCCGGTGCAGTACGTCAAGCCGTACTTGCCGCTAAAGACGTAGGCAAAAAATTGTTGGAAGCTATGGCTGGTTCAGCTCCATCGTCAACTACGCCATATATCTAA
- a CDS encoding propanediol/glycerol family dehydratase large subunit has translation MKRSKRFEVLAARPVNQDGFVEEWPEVGLMAMGSPNDPIPSIKIENGKIVEMDGVARSNFDFIEQFIADYAIDVKVAEKAMAMDATEIAKMLVDVNVSRKEVVDLVRGLTAAKLVAVFNTMNVVEMMMAMQKMRARKIPSNQCHITNVNDNPVLIAADGAEAALRGFDEMETTVAVVRYAPFNALALLIGGQTGRGGTLIQCALEEATELELGMRGITAYAETISVYGTENVFVDGDDTPWSKAFLASAYASRGLKMRFTSGTGSEVQMGYAEGKSMLYLEIRCIMVTRGAGVQGLQNGSVSCIGVPAAVPSGIRAVLAENLCTTMLDMEVASSNDQTFTHSDIRRTARTLMQMLPGTDFICSGYGGVPNYDNMFAGSNWDVDDYDDWNIIQRDLKVDGGLRPASEEEVIAVRNKAARALQAVFKELGFPAITDEEVEAATYAHGSKDVPARNVVEDLKGAQELMSRGITGIDVVKALSKSGFTDLAENVLNLLKQRISGDYLHTSAILDTKFNVISAVNSRNDYAGPGTGYRMSDERWEEIKNIRQAIKPSDFDV, from the coding sequence ATGAAGAGATCAAAACGTTTTGAAGTTTTAGCTGCCCGCCCTGTAAATCAGGACGGTTTCGTTGAAGAATGGCCAGAAGTTGGTCTGATGGCTATGGGTAGCCCTAATGATCCAATACCTAGTATTAAAATCGAAAACGGCAAGATCGTTGAAATGGACGGTGTTGCTCGTAGTAATTTCGATTTTATTGAACAGTTTATTGCTGATTATGCCATTGATGTCAAGGTAGCTGAAAAAGCAATGGCTATGGATGCTACTGAAATTGCCAAGATGCTTGTTGACGTCAATGTATCAAGAAAAGAAGTTGTTGATCTTGTTCGTGGTTTAACTGCTGCGAAATTAGTAGCCGTTTTCAATACTATGAATGTAGTAGAAATGATGATGGCAATGCAAAAAATGCGGGCACGGAAAATTCCTTCGAATCAATGCCATATTACAAACGTAAATGACAATCCAGTGTTGATCGCGGCAGATGGCGCAGAAGCTGCATTGCGTGGTTTTGATGAAATGGAAACAACAGTTGCCGTTGTTCGTTATGCTCCATTTAATGCCTTGGCCCTCTTAATTGGTGGTCAAACCGGCAGAGGCGGCACATTGATCCAATGTGCACTCGAAGAAGCAACTGAGTTAGAACTTGGGATGCGTGGTATCACTGCCTATGCAGAAACTATTTCTGTATATGGTACAGAAAACGTGTTTGTTGATGGTGATGATACACCTTGGTCAAAAGCGTTTCTTGCTTCAGCCTATGCTTCACGAGGCTTGAAAATGAGATTTACCTCAGGTACTGGTTCTGAGGTGCAAATGGGATATGCAGAAGGCAAGTCTATGTTATATCTAGAAATTCGTTGCATCATGGTTACTAGAGGAGCAGGCGTACAAGGATTGCAAAATGGTTCTGTAAGTTGCATTGGCGTTCCAGCAGCTGTTCCATCCGGTATTCGTGCTGTTTTGGCAGAAAATCTTTGCACGACTATGCTAGATATGGAAGTAGCATCTAGTAATGACCAAACCTTTACTCATTCTGATATTCGCCGTACAGCTCGTACATTAATGCAGATGCTTCCTGGCACTGACTTTATTTGTTCTGGTTATGGTGGAGTACCAAACTATGATAATATGTTTGCCGGCTCTAACTGGGATGTTGACGATTACGATGATTGGAATATCATCCAGCGTGATTTGAAAGTTGACGGTGGTTTGCGTCCAGCTTCTGAAGAAGAGGTAATTGCTGTTCGTAATAAAGCTGCTCGGGCTTTACAAGCGGTATTTAAAGAATTAGGCTTCCCAGCAATTACGGATGAAGAAGTAGAAGCTGCAACCTATGCTCATGGCAGCAAAGATGTTCCAGCACGTAATGTGGTTGAAGATTTAAAAGGTGCACAAGAATTGATGAGCCGTGGCATTACGGGCATTGATGTTGTTAAAGCCTTATCGAAGAGCGGTTTTACTGATTTAGCTGAAAATGTTCTAAATCTTTTGAAACAACGTATCTCCGGTGATTATCTCCATACATCAGCTATTCTTGACACCAAGTTTAATGTTATCAGCGCCGTGAATAGCCGTAATGATTATGCCGGTCCAGGGACTGGTTATCGTATGAGCGATGAACGTTGGGAAGAAATTAAAAACATTCGTCAAGCAATTAAACCATCTGACTTTGACGTTTGA
- a CDS encoding propanediol/glycerol family dehydratase medium subunit: MEINEQMIREIVMQVVQGMEQTKPATAVVTGRPMTLVEKGEARPGTRADEVIIAVTPAFGKFQNKTIVNVPHSDVLREMIAGIEEEGLSARVVRILRTSDVGFAAHDATKLSGSGIAIGIQSRGTTVIHQKDLPPLSNLELFPQSPLLDLPAFRAIGRNAAKYAKGESPTPVPTRNDQMARPKFQAKAAVLHIKETEHVVPGAKPVELTVQF; the protein is encoded by the coding sequence ATGGAAATTAACGAACAAATGATTCGTGAAATCGTAATGCAAGTGGTACAAGGAATGGAGCAAACCAAACCTGCTACTGCAGTAGTTACAGGACGTCCCATGACTTTGGTCGAAAAAGGGGAAGCACGCCCTGGGACAAGAGCAGATGAAGTGATTATTGCTGTGACTCCAGCTTTCGGTAAATTTCAAAATAAAACCATTGTAAACGTTCCTCATAGTGATGTATTGCGTGAAATGATCGCAGGCATTGAGGAAGAAGGTTTGAGTGCTAGAGTGGTTAGAATACTGCGCACTTCCGATGTAGGATTTGCTGCTCATGATGCGACTAAATTGAGTGGATCTGGTATAGCGATTGGTATACAGTCTAGAGGCACTACTGTAATTCACCAAAAAGATTTACCACCACTAAGTAACTTAGAACTTTTCCCTCAATCTCCTTTGTTAGATTTACCTGCTTTCCGCGCCATTGGCCGTAATGCTGCGAAATATGCGAAAGGTGAATCACCAACACCAGTACCAACAAGAAATGACCAAATGGCACGACCTAAATTCCAGGCAAAAGCCGCTGTGCTTCATATCAAAGAAACAGAACATGTAGTTCCTGGAGCAAAGCCAGTTGAACTTACTGTACAATTTTAA
- a CDS encoding diol dehydratase small subunit — MSQEKMIEDMVREVLKSMSQGQAPQKSHSAPSAQSQGLNADKDYPLATKRPELLKSPTGKKLSDITLANVLNGNVTPSDVRIAPETLRMQAEIADGVGRTQFANNLRRAAELTTIPDKRILEIYNALRPYRSTREELLAIAEEMETKYNAKINAAFVREAAGVYERRNRLRAE; from the coding sequence ATGTCTCAAGAAAAAATGATAGAAGATATGGTTCGTGAAGTGTTAAAGTCAATGAGTCAAGGGCAAGCGCCTCAAAAATCTCATTCTGCCCCAAGTGCTCAATCACAAGGACTAAATGCAGATAAGGATTACCCATTGGCAACAAAACGACCAGAATTATTAAAAAGTCCTACAGGGAAAAAACTTTCAGACATTACTTTGGCTAACGTGTTAAATGGTAATGTTACACCGAGTGATGTACGTATTGCTCCTGAAACACTTAGAATGCAGGCTGAAATTGCTGATGGTGTTGGTAGAACCCAGTTCGCAAATAATTTGCGTCGGGCAGCTGAGCTAACTACAATTCCTGATAAACGGATTCTTGAAATATATAATGCCCTTCGTCCTTATCGTTCAACTAGAGAAGAATTATTAGCCATTGCCGAAGAGATGGAAACAAAATACAATGCAAAAATAAATGCCGCTTTCGTGAGAGAGGCTGCAGGAGTATACGAACGCAGAAATCGTCTCAGAGCGGAGTAG